A segment of the Leptolyngbya sp. NIES-3755 genome:
CGATATACTTCCGTTGTCGTGCGATATCTCAATCCGCAGACTTGGGAAGAAGATTCGGTACTGGTCGAGGATGCTGAACTGATTAACCTCTGGGGCTTTCGTCAACTTGAGATCACCGCTGTGGGCTGTACAAGTCGCACTCAAGCGGAACGGTTCGGTCGTTGGGAATTGTATGTTGCAACGAAGCAAACTGAAGTCGTTTCCTTTTCATTAGCAAGTGAAGGTTTGCGGGAGCGTGTCACCTTCTTGAGAGAATAGATGTCGTGGGATTCAGTTGCTCATTGAGATAAGCACAGCGTTGTGCCAGCACTTTCGGAATATGCTCCGCTTTCCACCGACCTCCAACAATCTGCAACCGTTGATCAATTTGTTTGACCAACGATTCCACGGCTCCTGACCCAATCGAACATAGCTCCTCAGCCGCGTAGTAGTCGTAGTTCACAATCCGATGTTGATGCTTCAGCAGATAGTTGCAAAACCGCTCTGCCTCATCGGAGGGACACGCCGCTAATTGGGCTAGAGCAGCGCTCACATCTCCTTTCCATAACTGAGCTTCTATCTGTTCTCGGTCGATTTCGTCGCTCGATAACTTGAACAAGTTCTCCTTGAGATGATACCAATCGAGAATCTCAATCCGTTGCTCGCTCAACGCGACGATCTGCTGATGCAAGTTCCAGATGCCGTCGTGTCCATCGCCCAGACAGACAACGACCTCTGCCATCGGACGCGCGCTCACTGTTGCGACCAATGCCTCATTGTCCTGAAACCAAGCTCGACTTTCTCCCTTGCCATTGATGCGAACGGCTTTGTACTGTCGCCAGTCCGGTTCGTCTTGAGTGCCACTGGTTAACTTCACATTGCCGCCATCAATACTGATTTCCAGAATCGGCTCTGGCGCTTCGGGTTCAAGTTCTTCCCACGGTTGTCGCTGGACTAATCGTTGTTGCGTTTTGGCGCTGACGCGCATTCCTGTATACACCGCGATGTCTCGTTCTGCGCGGGCATAGGAAACCGTTGCACTCGCTCTCAAACAGCACGCTTCCAAGTAAGGACTCATTTGGCTTCTCGCAGATACCCCTAATCGTGTCGCTTGTTCACTCGTCAATTGCAGTTCTCCTAAGATACTTTTCAACCGTCGCGGGTAGCCTTCAGTTGTGGCGGTAACTGCTGTGATAAAAAACTCCCTAATCCTGGTGTGACGTGCTGTTGCACTTGAGTTCGCACCATCGCTTCGATTTCTGCCAAATTCGTTATCTGGCTTTTGTCAGCATCGTTGTACAAGATTTTTGCAATCGCTTGAACATGGGCATTCAGCGCTTGTTGGTCTTCAGGAGTCATCGCGGGAACCTCTTCAGGAATCGGTTTCCTTTATTCTCATTTTTCTCCTCAGAAGGTGACACGCTCCCAGGTTTGCTGGTCAACCCTGGTGAAATCATTGCGATTCAGAATCCGCATGAGAGTGGAGAAACCTTGTCAGGTCGATTAGCTAACAGTACCAGTTCCACAGCAACGCTTGATCGGGAAATCGACTTTAATTCGACGATCGACTATGACTTAATGACGGTGAGATCCGATGGGACGCTGCAAACGAATCGATTAGCGAGAACCAGTGGAAGTAAAAACCAAGTCACACTTCTAGAACCTTTTACTGAAATCCCAGCCCCTCAAACTCCTTGGATCATCAGTAAACCAAGCTTAGTGCCTGAACTATTTCAAGTCGTTCGAGTCAGCGAGAACGAAGATAAAACCTTTACGATCGAAGCTGTGAACTATGATCCGTCAAAGTACAGCTTTATCGAACGAAGTCAGCCTTTAGTTGAACGTCCAGTTTCCAGCATCGTACAACTCCTAGAAGCACCCCTTACCCCCATCGATCTCGAAGTCAGTGAATCATTGCTGACGGACTTAAACTCAACCGTCTTTGTCAAAACTCAATTGGTTTGGGGCGTTCCTGTGAATTCCAGAGCAACCAGTTATCGCGTGGAATATCGCACAAACGGCGGTGATTGGATCTTTGCAGGTACAGCGCTCTCGACTAGCTTTGACTTGAGAGATTTACCTCAGAATAGCTATGAATTTAGGGTCTGCTCGGTTTCGGCAACAGGGAAATACAGCGATTTTGCTTATCGATCAACTCAATTGAACGGACTCAGTGAGCCACCCGCCTCAGTTGGAGGTCTTAGTATCAGCGCACTTCAGAACCAGGTGAGGTTAACTTGGAACTTAAGCAGCGATCTTGATGTCAAGTTTGGCGGACAAGTGAAGATACGACATTCTCCTAAATTGGTTGGTGCAAGTTGGTCAAGTTCGATCGAAGTGGGTAGTCAGCCTGGTAGTTCTACTTCTGCAATCTTGCCCTTACTTGATGGAACCTATTTGGTTAAGTTTGCAGACTCTGGAGGACGAGAATCCCAAAACGCAACGATGATTAGCACTGCTGGCTTAGCTCTAGCACAACGAAACATCATTGCTTCAATGGTAGAAAACCCCTCCTTCCTCGGCGTGAAGCAGAACTGCTTGATGGAAGACAATCTCTTGAAGATGATTCAAGCTTCGGATTTCGTAGCAGCAAGCGGAACCTTCACTCAAGCACCGGGGCTATTCACCGAACTCAATCGTGATTTGATCGGAGTAATCCCTCAAGCTTCTTATCAGTTCGCAACCGTCTTCGATGCCGGAAAGATAACAAACGCTCGAATCGGGGGTGAGTTGGAGATTTTCAGTCAGTTTGGAAACGAATCCTTCACGTTAAGAAAAGGTACTTTTTTAGATCAGGTTGGTTATTTTGCAGGGGGCGATGATAGTTCTCAAGGATCGGCTCGAATTCAAGTCGCGACCAGTATTGATGGTGTGAGCTATACCAACTGGAGAGACCTGCAGATTGGTGAATTCCATTTTCGATATGCTAAGTTCCGATTGCAGATGGAAAGCTATTCTCTAACGGCTCGAATTGTTGTCAGTCAGCTGAAAACTTACGTTGATGTGGAAGATCGAGAGCAACGAGGACAACTCACAATTCCTTACACCACAAATCTCAATGGAACTCGTGTGAACTTTCCAGAAACATTCTTTGGAATTCCAGAAGTACAACCAATTATTACTCCACTTTTTGACGGGGAAACGGTATCAGTTAGCTCGATCGATAAATTAGGCTTCAACGTCAAAGTCAACTATTCAACTCAAGTTCCTGCTTCGGCTCGAACTCTAACCTGGTTCGCTAAATCTTATTAAAAAAACGATGGCTAAACTACAAAACAGCGATTTCCCCAACTTCTTTATTCAGTTAAATAATCTATTCGATCGCGCTTTTAATTGGAATCGAGGCTCTGTTGCACCAACGAATGATGTCGTACCAGGTGAATTCTGGGTCGATTCTGGAAATCAGAACAAACTTAAAGTCAGAAATGATGCAAACAACGCTTGGATTGATACACAGTTGCGGACAGATCAGCCTTATTGGGGGTTAGATCCTGCAACAGCGCAATTCAACGCAGGTTCCTTACAAGGCAGACCGATTGGTTCTACAACACCTACTAACGGACAGGCGCTTCACTACAACGGTAGTCAATGGATTCCACGAGCAGGCGGGAAAATCCTACAAGTTGCTTACGGGTTCAACAATGTTCAAGTGTCAAATACCAGCAGTACTTTTGTTGACACAGGGCTTAACGCCTCGATCACTCCTCAGTTCGCGAACAGCAATATCTTGGTACTCTATTCCCTGAACGGAATTTATAAGCAGGGTACAACCTCGGTCAATGTACAAATCAGAAGAGATTCAACTAACCTGACCACTGTGAATCTAGGAGGTACGGGTAACGCAAGTGATTTAGGATACGCCAGTTCATCGAATAGTTTTCTTAATGTTCCGAACAGCACTTCCGCCTTGAATTATCGAGTCTTTATTAGCAATGCGAACAATTCAGGAACTGTGTTTTGTCAATACAGCAATCTCAGCTTGAGCACAATTATCTTGATGGAGGTCGCAAACTAATGGATATTACTCGTGCAATTTTATACAAATATCCTGATGCTAAATTCAGCGCATCGGGATTCGATTATTCGGGACTTCACTGGTTAGACGTTCGCCCAAAACCAACTTTAAAAGAACTGCAAGCTGCTTATAAAGAAATGACCGAGCTAGGTATTGATCCGTTAAAAGGCGCTGACTGGGAGGCTTTGAGAGTGAAGTTGAATCAGAGTCCGATCTTTCAAAAGATTTATGGATTAGCCAAAGAGAGTTCTGCAATTCAGTTGGCTTTTAGTATGGCGATGCAAGTTGTTTTAGTAACTCAGAATCAAGAGTCGCTTGGATTCTACCTGGAGGATTTGCAGAAAGAATTGGGTTCTAACTTGAGTCAGTCCGAACTCGAATCAATTAATTCAATCCTCAAAGAATGTGGATTTAACTTAACGATCGGAGCGGGTTCTAATGCCTAATCGCACAATAGTCGGGACAGTAGCACCTTTTACCTTCTTAACTTTTCGATCCAGCGTCGGGGGGCGATGGGTTGTACGATCCGATCGTGCGGGTAATTTCTCGATTTCACTAACTGCTAATGCAGAATACGAATTTGATTCGGGCGAAGGTGGTTTTAGATTTGTATTACCTGCTGGAACTACACCGATCGATTTAGTGACCCTGAAAAATCTATCGAATCCTTTGACCTCACAACCTCCAACGCTTTTGGAACAGGTTGAAGAATTGGTTAATGCTCGATTGAGCGGGATTGATTCAGGTCGGATTTATCAGAAGACTTTTACAGATAGTGATCTGTCAGTTGCAGGAAAGTTACCTGTGATTCATGGATTGAATGATGTGATTACAAACGTCAGAGTGACAACTAATCAAGGCGAAGAGGCGCTTCCTGATTCGATTAAACCTGAAAGTTTGAATACCTTAGCCATTGGACTTGCGAGTTTTCGTCCGATTGAGGGAAGTTGGAAAGTGGTAGTGAGTGTCAGTTGAAAAGTTACTTTGTAGCAGCAGAAGGCTCACACTGTAATCTTTGATTCAGTGTGAGATGAATGCGAGTTTGCTGAGGTTGATCCCCTGATTGATGCTGAATAAAATGAAGCGAATGAAGGGGATACATCCGAAGCAAACAATCTCCTAGATATCTTCACGATTAATTTATACAAAGTTTCTAATTCTGTGTTACCACGAATGTATAAACACGGTAGAGGTCGTAACCGATGTATCACGCAGTCAAGTTCAGAATCTATCCATCTCCAGAGCAAGAACAATATCTTGCTCAAGCTTTCGGTAATTGCCGTTGGTTGTATAATTTCATGCTGAATAAAACCACTGAAACCTACAAAGAGACTGGAAAAGGTCTGAGTAAAGCTGCAATGGATCGATTACTTCCAGCGTTGAAAGTCGAATACGAATGGTTGGGTCTAGCTTATTCTCAATCCCTTCAAAGAGTCACTTTCAATTTGTCTACGGCTTTCCAAAACT
Coding sequences within it:
- a CDS encoding hypothetical protein (similar to AA sequence:cyanobase_aa:Cyan7425_5027), with protein sequence MSPYLEACCLRASATVSYARAERDIAVYTGMRVSAKTQQRLVQRQPWEELEPEAPEPILEISIDGGNVKLTSGTQDEPDWRQYKAVRINGKGESRAWFQDNEALVATVSARPMAEVVVCLGDGHDGIWNLHQQIVALSEQRIEILDWYHLKENLFKLSSDEIDREQIEAQLWKGDVSAALAQLAACPSDEAERFCNYLLKHQHRIVNYDYYAAEELCSIGSGAVESLVKQIDQRLQIVGGRWKAEHIPKVLAQRCAYLNEQLNPTTSILSRR
- a CDS encoding unknown protein (similar to AA sequence:cyanobase_aa:asl7669) produces the protein MTPEDQQALNAHVQAIAKILYNDADKSQITNLAEIEAMVRTQVQQHVTPGLGSFLSQQLPPQLKATRDG
- a CDS encoding hypothetical protein (similar to AA sequence:cyanobase_aa:LBDG_01280), translated to MDITRAILYKYPDAKFSASGFDYSGLHWLDVRPKPTLKELQAAYKEMTELGIDPLKGADWEALRVKLNQSPIFQKIYGLAKESSAIQLAFSMAMQVVLVTQNQESLGFYLEDLQKELGSNLSQSELESINSILKECGFNLTIGAGSNA